In Halomarina salina, one DNA window encodes the following:
- a CDS encoding DUF7560 family zinc ribbon protein, giving the protein MNTEARFQFVCPDCEVTVAVDTAKRTALLAVGCVRCGAPVDDGAFATA; this is encoded by the coding sequence ATGAACACCGAGGCACGGTTCCAGTTCGTCTGTCCCGACTGTGAGGTGACGGTCGCGGTCGACACCGCGAAGCGAACGGCCCTGCTCGCGGTCGGTTGCGTCCGCTGTGGCGCACCGGTCGACGACGGCGCGTTCGCCACTGCCTGA
- a CDS encoding pyridoxamine 5'-phosphate oxidase family protein has protein sequence MTLAQETEMTESEIDAFLGRHETGVLSLADDGTPYAIPISYGYDAAERAFYMRLVSTPESEKRQFLGSSPRSRLVVYEEADGGDTYRSVVAVGALEDVAVEELTVEHIEQYGEAKRPLFEIWGRSKRDLDIQLYTLEPEELSGRRTEIDRDADE, from the coding sequence ATGACGCTCGCACAGGAGACCGAGATGACGGAGTCGGAGATCGACGCGTTCCTCGGCCGTCACGAGACCGGCGTGCTCTCGCTCGCCGACGACGGCACGCCGTACGCGATTCCGATCTCCTACGGCTACGACGCCGCCGAACGAGCGTTCTACATGCGGCTGGTGTCGACGCCCGAGAGCGAGAAGCGGCAGTTCCTGGGCTCCTCGCCACGCTCGCGCCTCGTCGTCTACGAGGAGGCCGACGGTGGCGACACCTACCGGAGCGTCGTCGCCGTCGGTGCCCTGGAGGACGTCGCCGTGGAGGAGCTGACGGTCGAGCACATCGAGCAGTACGGCGAGGCGAAACGACCGCTGTTCGAGATTTGGGGGCGCTCGAAGCGCGACCTCGACATCCAGCTGTACACCCTCGAGCCAGAGGAACTGAGCGGACGGAGAACGGAGATAGACCGGGACGCGGACGAGTGA
- a CDS encoding GMC family oxidoreductase N-terminal domain-containing protein — MRDPDVVVVGAGADGPAAASRLAREHGLDVLVLEGGPWHGNQEWPEPHADAGGTVSTDPDDLDGSLLDEQFTHREADANDPTWGYLRVGPADHSRAPWFRNLHQNAFIWQVGAVGGTTLHYFSNHPRAYPYAIDEQPHWPISYEDLVPYFQLNEEVTSTQQAPMTAKEEVFIEGATNAGYDRIDTKNVVSTGWRPQANAVSVPGEETSTGEPLDADYDGSFSYDDGFRGDTLVGDHFQGSSTPVDAPVREKARKSSNISWVPRALDTNTESDSGNVAIRPNAFVTDITTEEGAGTLEATGVTFRDSWSGQSQTVSADTVVLAGGCIETPRLWLNAGLPDDGWVGKGLTTHWFDWVVGVYDDETVANINPEVEHMDPYVGQNSAVRFDKPGVGGMEDIGMSPGLVSYADYLFTEAGYSFDTPVDPDEPWDTRGYVVGKELKRRMSNYRQTKALLILTDDLPRQDNGVSLDNTFSDEHGPVPKVKWEAHPDDDAKRDELARIAARIHREAGAAHVHRCEWPPLLLHMQSSMRMGKVLDASAEAKNVSRLFVADHSALANGLGGPNPTNTGQALALRTADEIAARYF, encoded by the coding sequence ATGCGGGACCCGGACGTCGTCGTCGTCGGCGCCGGTGCGGACGGTCCGGCCGCCGCCTCGCGCCTCGCCCGCGAGCACGGACTGGACGTGCTCGTCCTCGAAGGCGGGCCGTGGCACGGCAACCAGGAGTGGCCCGAACCGCACGCCGACGCGGGCGGCACCGTCAGCACGGACCCCGACGACCTCGACGGGTCGCTACTCGACGAGCAGTTCACCCACCGCGAGGCCGACGCGAACGACCCGACGTGGGGCTACCTCCGCGTCGGGCCGGCCGACCACTCGCGCGCGCCGTGGTTCCGCAACCTCCACCAGAACGCGTTCATCTGGCAGGTCGGGGCCGTCGGCGGCACCACGTTGCACTACTTCTCCAACCACCCACGGGCGTACCCGTACGCCATCGACGAGCAGCCACACTGGCCCATCTCCTACGAGGACCTCGTCCCGTACTTCCAGCTCAACGAGGAGGTGACGTCGACCCAGCAGGCCCCGATGACCGCCAAGGAGGAGGTGTTCATCGAGGGAGCGACGAACGCGGGCTACGACCGCATCGACACGAAGAACGTCGTCTCGACCGGCTGGCGGCCGCAGGCGAACGCCGTCTCGGTTCCTGGGGAGGAGACGTCGACCGGCGAACCGCTCGACGCCGACTACGACGGGTCGTTCAGCTACGACGACGGGTTCCGCGGCGACACGCTCGTCGGTGACCACTTCCAGGGCTCCTCGACGCCCGTCGACGCGCCCGTCCGCGAGAAGGCGCGCAAGTCGAGCAACATCTCCTGGGTGCCGCGGGCGCTCGACACCAACACCGAGTCCGACTCGGGGAACGTCGCAATCCGTCCGAACGCCTTCGTCACGGACATCACGACCGAGGAGGGCGCGGGCACGCTGGAGGCGACGGGCGTCACGTTCCGCGACTCGTGGTCCGGGCAGTCCCAGACCGTCTCCGCGGACACCGTCGTCCTCGCCGGCGGGTGCATCGAGACGCCGCGACTCTGGCTCAACGCCGGCCTCCCCGACGACGGCTGGGTGGGCAAGGGGCTGACGACCCACTGGTTCGACTGGGTCGTCGGCGTCTACGACGACGAGACGGTGGCGAACATCAACCCCGAGGTCGAGCACATGGACCCGTACGTCGGGCAGAACTCGGCCGTCCGCTTCGACAAACCCGGCGTCGGCGGGATGGAGGACATCGGGATGTCGCCCGGACTCGTCTCCTACGCGGACTACCTGTTCACCGAGGCGGGCTACAGCTTCGACACGCCCGTCGACCCCGACGAACCGTGGGACACCCGCGGCTACGTCGTCGGGAAGGAGCTGAAACGCCGGATGTCGAACTACCGGCAGACGAAGGCGCTGCTCATCCTCACCGACGACCTGCCCCGGCAGGACAACGGCGTCTCGCTCGACAACACCTTCAGCGACGAGCACGGTCCCGTGCCGAAGGTGAAGTGGGAGGCCCACCCCGACGACGACGCGAAGCGTGACGAACTCGCCCGCATCGCCGCCCGCATCCACCGCGAGGCCGGGGCGGCGCACGTCCACCGCTGCGAGTGGCCGCCGCTCCTGTTGCACATGCAGTCGTCGATGCGGATGGGGAAGGTGCTCGACGCGAGCGCCGAGGCGAAGAACGTCTCGCGCCTGTTCGTCGCCGACCACTCCGCGCTGGCGAACGGCCTCGGCGGCCCGAACCCGACGAACACCGGGCAGGCGCTCGCGCTCCGGACCGCCGACGAGATCGCGGCCCGCTACTTCTGA
- a CDS encoding DUF5518 domain-containing protein translates to MGTSQTTTESVGRSSATAGRQPRLPRYVDWLVAAVVGLSGLVSGLGGSALLLLADVDRIATLVAEGAIRSDVLSGPQLVDATYAVLWWTGVGLLVTGLALVVAAVGYVVYRRREERRLADTVVATRSVGTNAVVGALATVVFGFVPFSPVLGGAVSGYLAGGEQSGGLTAGGLSGLLASLPFVSVLAFVTVGIVVGTTGALELGGALVLASIVLGSTLFGVLVVVGLGALGGYAGQRL, encoded by the coding sequence ATGGGAACCTCACAGACAACCACTGAATCGGTCGGTCGGAGCAGCGCCACTGCTGGCCGTCAGCCCCGGCTCCCGAGGTACGTCGACTGGCTGGTCGCCGCCGTCGTCGGCCTCTCGGGCCTCGTGTCCGGTCTCGGCGGGAGTGCGCTGCTGCTGCTCGCGGACGTCGACCGTATCGCCACCCTCGTCGCGGAGGGTGCGATACGGTCCGACGTACTGAGCGGGCCGCAACTCGTCGACGCCACGTACGCCGTCCTCTGGTGGACCGGCGTCGGCCTCCTCGTCACGGGCCTCGCGCTCGTCGTCGCGGCCGTCGGCTACGTCGTCTACAGGCGGCGCGAAGAGCGACGGCTCGCGGACACCGTCGTCGCGACCCGAAGCGTCGGGACGAACGCCGTCGTCGGTGCCCTGGCGACCGTCGTGTTCGGATTCGTCCCGTTCTCCCCGGTCCTCGGTGGGGCGGTGTCGGGCTACCTCGCGGGCGGGGAGCAGTCCGGCGGCCTGACCGCGGGCGGGCTCTCGGGCCTGCTGGCGAGTCTGCCGTTCGTGTCCGTCCTCGCGTTCGTCACGGTCGGTATCGTCGTCGGGACGACCGGGGCACTCGAACTCGGCGGGGCACTGGTGCTCGCGAGCATCGTCCTCGGGAGCACCCTGTTCGGTGTGCTGGTCGTGGTCGGCCTGGGTGCGCTGGGTGGCTACGCCGGCCAGCGACTCTAG
- a CDS encoding hemolysin family protein, whose protein sequence is MVDPVIVAARLGLALVLVVLNGFFVAAEFAFVRLRSTSVDTLVSEGRRSAPLVKEATDNLNDYLAVCQLGITIASLGLGWVGEPAIAAVLEPALSAYLPESGIHTVSVAIGFGVITFLHVVYGELAPKTLAIQEAERIALLVAPLMKVFYYLFLPAMVVFNGTANLSTRLVGVEPAAETDESHTEEEILAILTESGAAGEVDTEEVLMIRGVFDLDDTPVREIMRPRPDVMSVPADTPLPELRSRVVDADFTRFPVVEEDGEQVVGFIDVKDILRIGESFGGDDETVTARDLAREILVVPETLYVDELLEEFQTEQRQMAAIIDEWGTFEGLVTVEDVVEEIVGDIRDQFDVRSPEPAIERLDDGGYAIDGGVTLTEVNETLDVAFESDAFETVGGLVLDRLGRAPDPDDSVEIDGYRIRVTEVDGARIVKVVVHPV, encoded by the coding sequence CGCTGAGTTCGCGTTCGTCCGCCTGCGCTCGACGTCGGTCGACACCCTCGTCTCGGAGGGGCGGCGCTCCGCACCGCTCGTGAAGGAGGCGACGGACAACCTCAACGACTACCTCGCGGTCTGTCAGCTCGGCATCACCATCGCGTCGCTCGGGCTCGGGTGGGTCGGCGAACCCGCCATCGCGGCCGTCCTCGAACCGGCGCTGTCGGCGTACCTCCCTGAGTCCGGCATCCACACGGTGTCGGTGGCTATCGGCTTCGGCGTCATCACGTTCCTCCACGTCGTCTACGGCGAACTCGCTCCGAAGACGCTCGCTATCCAGGAGGCCGAACGCATCGCCCTGCTCGTCGCGCCGCTGATGAAGGTGTTCTACTACCTCTTCCTGCCCGCGATGGTCGTCTTCAACGGGACCGCGAACCTCTCGACGCGACTCGTCGGCGTCGAACCCGCCGCCGAGACCGACGAGTCACACACCGAAGAGGAGATTCTCGCCATCCTCACCGAGTCCGGGGCCGCCGGGGAGGTCGACACCGAGGAGGTGCTGATGATCCGCGGCGTGTTCGACCTCGACGACACGCCGGTCCGCGAGATAATGCGCCCCCGGCCCGACGTGATGAGCGTCCCGGCGGACACGCCGCTCCCCGAACTCCGGTCGCGGGTCGTCGACGCCGACTTCACCCGCTTCCCGGTCGTCGAGGAGGACGGCGAGCAGGTGGTCGGCTTCATCGACGTGAAGGACATCCTGCGCATCGGCGAGTCGTTCGGCGGCGACGACGAGACCGTCACCGCCCGCGACCTCGCCCGCGAGATACTCGTCGTCCCCGAGACGCTCTACGTGGACGAACTGCTCGAAGAGTTCCAGACCGAACAGCGTCAGATGGCCGCCATCATCGACGAGTGGGGGACGTTCGAGGGTCTCGTCACCGTCGAGGACGTGGTCGAGGAGATCGTCGGCGACATCCGCGACCAGTTCGACGTCCGCTCGCCCGAACCGGCCATCGAGCGACTCGACGACGGCGGCTACGCCATCGACGGCGGCGTCACGCTCACCGAGGTCAACGAGACGCTCGACGTCGCGTTCGAGAGCGACGCGTTCGAGACCGTCGGCGGCCTCGTCCTCGACCGACTCGGCCGTGCCCCCGACCCCGACGACAGCGTCGAGATCGACGGCTACCGGATTCGCGTCACCGAGGTCGACGGCGCACGCATCGTGAAGGTCGTCGTCCACCCCGTCTGA
- a CDS encoding DUF7560 family zinc ribbon protein gives MDEYVFTCPECGQRIELNGPMRDATLTNGCPVCGATVDADHFACG, from the coding sequence ATGGACGAGTACGTGTTCACCTGCCCGGAGTGTGGACAACGCATCGAACTGAACGGTCCGATGCGCGACGCGACGCTGACCAACGGCTGTCCGGTCTGTGGCGCGACGGTGGACGCGGACCACTTCGCCTGCGGCTGA
- a CDS encoding winged helix-turn-helix domain-containing protein, giving the protein MSQSMMAPVAARPCEQSDVSLDTESVLDALDDANARCILQATSDEALSATELSEECDIPLSTTYRKVETLAEVGLLDERIRIRRSGKHTSEYRCQVDNLVVSVSASEGVDVRVARQEERVAVAAVGGR; this is encoded by the coding sequence ATGAGCCAGTCGATGATGGCCCCCGTCGCCGCCCGCCCCTGCGAACAGTCCGACGTGTCGCTCGACACCGAAAGCGTCCTCGACGCGCTCGACGACGCGAACGCCCGATGCATCCTCCAGGCGACGAGCGACGAGGCGCTCTCGGCGACCGAACTCTCCGAGGAGTGCGACATCCCGCTCTCGACCACGTACCGGAAGGTCGAGACGCTCGCCGAGGTCGGTCTGCTCGACGAGCGCATCCGGATCCGCCGGTCGGGGAAACACACCAGCGAGTACCGCTGTCAGGTCGACAACCTCGTCGTCTCGGTGAGCGCGTCCGAGGGCGTCGACGTGCGCGTCGCGCGACAAGAAGAGCGCGTCGCGGTGGCCGCAGTCGGGGGGCGCTGA
- a CDS encoding helix-turn-helix domain-containing protein has translation MAPGIRATVRFAAPEGCPIARVSAVTGRVVDQTATSVSLGDTGSVTEFMVPDGDDAGESDPDGVGADENEELTDLADPVFSYGTATLYRTTHDGDVDCPCECLGQFGCPVHRYVAEDGDLTLVFHAEDFQQLQTVMGEFRERFTGVDVQRLLQPPLEGTREERLFVNRGKLTDRQHEVLRTAYERGYFERPKRANATELADELGISQSTFTEHLVTAQRKLLDDVLETDS, from the coding sequence ATGGCACCAGGGATTCGTGCGACGGTGCGGTTCGCCGCTCCCGAGGGCTGTCCCATCGCGCGGGTCTCCGCGGTCACCGGGAGGGTCGTCGACCAGACCGCCACGAGCGTCTCGCTCGGCGACACAGGGAGCGTCACCGAGTTCATGGTACCGGACGGCGACGACGCGGGGGAGTCCGACCCGGACGGCGTCGGAGCAGACGAGAACGAGGAACTGACCGACCTCGCCGACCCCGTCTTCTCCTACGGAACCGCGACGCTCTATCGCACGACCCACGACGGGGACGTCGACTGCCCCTGCGAGTGTCTCGGGCAGTTCGGCTGCCCCGTCCACCGCTACGTCGCCGAGGACGGCGACCTGACGCTCGTGTTCCACGCCGAGGACTTCCAGCAGCTCCAGACCGTGATGGGCGAGTTCCGGGAGCGCTTCACCGGCGTCGACGTGCAGCGGCTCCTCCAGCCACCGCTGGAGGGGACCCGCGAGGAACGGTTGTTCGTCAACCGGGGGAAGCTGACGGACCGCCAGCACGAGGTGCTGCGGACGGCCTACGAGCGGGGCTACTTCGAACGCCCGAAACGGGCGAACGCGACCGAACTCGCCGACGAACTCGGCATCTCCCAGTCGACGTTCACCGAACACCTCGTCACCGCACAGCGGAAGCTCCTCGACGACGTGCTGGAGACCGACTCGTAG